A window of Pedobacter lusitanus contains these coding sequences:
- a CDS encoding DUF3828 domain-containing protein: MKTKILLAVAAIVILSGCNNSKSKSAAKTVDAFYKNYTGPFEAADKTLLSAELTALINKAIVLENESAAELKAANSTDKPAMIEGDIFTSLYESYTSYKVGRVKTDGNQATVRVEFTNNREGNIVWTDEVNLVKENEVWKIDNVRYRMKNAPNDNLKEILAVFLAPASVKIVN, translated from the coding sequence ATGAAAACCAAAATATTATTAGCTGTAGCTGCCATTGTGATTTTATCCGGTTGTAATAATTCTAAAAGTAAAAGCGCAGCTAAAACTGTGGATGCATTTTATAAGAATTATACCGGGCCTTTTGAAGCCGCCGATAAAACGTTACTCTCAGCGGAACTGACTGCACTGATCAATAAAGCGATTGTGCTGGAAAATGAATCAGCTGCTGAACTAAAAGCTGCAAATTCAACTGATAAACCAGCCATGATAGAAGGGGATATCTTTACAAGTCTTTATGAAAGTTATACTTCCTATAAAGTTGGCAGGGTAAAAACTGACGGGAATCAGGCGACGGTAAGGGTAGAGTTTACCAATAACCGGGAGGGAAATATCGTCTGGACTGATGAGGTGAACCTGGTTAAAGAAAATGAGGTTTGGAAGATTGATAATGTACGTTATCGGATGAAAAACGCCCCAAATGATAACCTTAAAGAAATATTGGCTGTTTTTCTGGCGCCGGCATCAGTAAAGATAGTAAACTGA
- a CDS encoding alpha/beta fold hydrolase, producing the protein MKNNKIQYLSIKVNNLDIFYREAGTKDAPVILLLHGYPTSSHMFRNLIPILSEQYHIIAPDLPGFGFSEAKSHDQFQYTFDNMANTVQALIDKMEIKCFALYVFDYGAPTGFRIAMANPEKITAIISQNGNAYEEGLSDEWNPIRNYWEHPTKANRESLKDFVSKEATRFSYYHGASNPSLIAPEAYSLDQFFLDRPGNIEIQLDLVLDYRTNVALYPRFQEYFRKYQPPFLAVWGNKDPYFLPVGAEAYKRDMPKAIVKFYDTGHFALETHCKEIGNDMLNFLNDLSVK; encoded by the coding sequence ATGAAAAACAACAAGATCCAATATTTGAGTATCAAAGTAAATAACTTAGATATTTTCTACCGCGAAGCAGGCACTAAAGATGCTCCCGTCATACTATTACTTCATGGCTACCCAACCTCATCACATATGTTCCGGAATCTGATACCAATTTTGAGCGAACAATACCATATAATAGCACCCGACCTGCCAGGCTTCGGATTTTCGGAAGCTAAGAGTCATGATCAGTTTCAGTATACATTTGATAACATGGCAAATACTGTTCAGGCTTTGATTGATAAAATGGAGATAAAATGCTTTGCCTTATACGTTTTTGACTATGGCGCACCGACAGGCTTCAGGATCGCTATGGCAAATCCTGAAAAAATAACAGCTATCATATCGCAGAACGGTAATGCATACGAAGAAGGTCTGAGTGACGAGTGGAATCCCATTCGAAATTACTGGGAGCATCCTACCAAAGCAAATCGTGAGTCGTTAAAAGACTTCGTATCTAAAGAAGCAACGCGGTTCTCGTATTATCATGGCGCGTCCAATCCTTCACTGATCGCTCCGGAAGCCTATTCATTAGATCAATTCTTTTTAGACCGCCCGGGAAATATTGAAATTCAGCTGGATTTAGTGCTTGACTACAGAACTAATGTTGCATTATATCCCCGCTTTCAGGAATATTTCAGGAAATACCAACCTCCATTTTTAGCTGTTTGGGGAAATAAGGACCCCTACTTTCTACCTGTCGGAGCTGAAGCGTATAAGCGTGATATGCCAAAGGCTATTGTTAAGTTTTATGATACAGGTCATTTTGCTCTTGAAACCCACTGTAAAGAAATTGGTAATGATATGCTGAATTTTTTAAATGATTTATCTGTTAAATAA
- a CDS encoding TonB-dependent receptor, translating into MRFLYTTLLLFNSIIGFAQVTGSITGKISLVDGQSAGSVAVSIVELHKNTLTDDHGNYSFNKVIPGKYIIRIQMLGAAQQDLSVTVIAGKTIKADYQLNKENVQALQEVTIGGTANKFSKKESVYAARLPLKNLENPQVYISIPKALIQEQLAVDLGSISKNVPGSGIPMLANQGRVTFRSRGFETEPMVRNGVAGFAYTAIDPANLERIEAIKGPSATLFGTNLSSYGGLFNRVTKKPYNGVGGEVSLFGGSWDYKRMAFDINTPLNADKTVLFRLNGAGTYENSFQDAGFTKSFSVAPSFSYQITDKLSMLFDVEYGQAEGTSVVRFNPYTKNDSKVEKVKIRNIRDMNFPYDQLFGNNDLAYRTQMVNIFAQFNYKMSEKWTSQTVMSRSSTAIRGYISALNGVSDTQLSALVMRGYTSFIATDIQQNFTGDFKIGSHRNRVVLGLDFYNNTNTFDRVHVTGPVVNFVNPAPGSGISKKTIDDLAPTKAGKIRNESNADNSYAVYASDVFNINDRLLAMLSLRLDRFQADGVTVVATDKNTGAYGQTALSPKLGLVYQLIKDKISLFGSYMNSFTNKSGADINGNVFKPEQANQLETGIKADIFDHKLVGTISYYDIKVKDMLRDDLANPTYQIQDGNQKSRGVEIELTANPFPGFNIIAGYAYNDSKFIDAAPSVEGLRPALSGPDKMINFWLSYKFPAGQLKGFGAGFGGNSGSSSYQTNTTTSKIIIPGYTMFDATVFYDQRRFRIGVKVDNLTSEKAWSVRLTPQSPARYMANLTVRF; encoded by the coding sequence ATCAGCCTGGTGGATGGCCAGTCTGCCGGATCTGTTGCTGTTTCCATAGTTGAATTGCATAAAAATACCCTGACTGATGATCATGGTAATTATTCTTTCAATAAGGTCATTCCGGGAAAGTACATTATCCGGATTCAGATGCTTGGAGCGGCCCAGCAGGATTTATCGGTCACAGTTATTGCCGGAAAAACTATTAAAGCGGATTATCAGTTAAACAAAGAAAATGTTCAGGCTTTACAGGAGGTAACCATAGGAGGAACGGCTAATAAGTTCTCTAAAAAGGAGAGTGTTTATGCGGCAAGACTTCCGCTGAAGAACCTCGAAAATCCGCAGGTCTATATTTCTATTCCTAAAGCACTCATTCAGGAGCAGCTGGCTGTAGATTTAGGAAGTATTTCTAAAAATGTTCCCGGATCGGGCATACCTATGCTGGCCAACCAGGGAAGAGTTACTTTCCGGTCACGTGGTTTTGAGACTGAACCGATGGTCAGGAATGGGGTTGCAGGTTTTGCCTATACTGCTATTGATCCGGCTAACCTGGAACGGATAGAAGCCATTAAAGGCCCTTCTGCAACGTTGTTTGGAACTAATTTGTCCAGTTATGGTGGTTTGTTTAACCGGGTAACCAAAAAGCCTTATAATGGGGTTGGTGGAGAGGTTTCTTTATTTGGCGGCAGCTGGGATTATAAAAGAATGGCCTTCGATATCAATACGCCATTAAATGCTGATAAAACTGTATTATTCCGTTTAAATGGTGCAGGGACTTATGAAAATAGTTTCCAGGACGCAGGTTTTACAAAGAGCTTTAGTGTGGCTCCCAGCTTTTCTTATCAGATCACGGATAAACTTTCCATGTTGTTTGATGTAGAATATGGACAGGCAGAAGGAACTTCTGTGGTACGCTTTAATCCTTATACCAAGAATGATTCAAAGGTTGAAAAAGTAAAAATCCGGAATATCAGGGACATGAATTTTCCTTATGATCAGCTGTTTGGAAATAATGACCTGGCCTACAGAACACAGATGGTCAATATATTTGCCCAGTTCAACTATAAAATGTCTGAAAAATGGACTTCCCAGACAGTGATGTCCAGATCAAGTACAGCTATCAGGGGATATATTTCTGCGCTTAACGGCGTATCTGATACGCAGCTGAGTGCTTTGGTCATGAGAGGTTATACTTCATTTATAGCAACAGATATTCAACAGAATTTTACCGGGGATTTCAAGATCGGCTCTCACCGTAACAGGGTCGTGCTTGGTCTCGATTTTTATAACAATACAAATACTTTTGACAGGGTTCATGTGACTGGTCCGGTAGTTAATTTTGTGAACCCGGCTCCGGGTTCAGGAATCAGCAAAAAGACTATTGATGATCTTGCACCAACCAAAGCCGGTAAAATAAGAAATGAATCTAATGCGGATAACAGTTATGCTGTTTATGCTTCTGATGTATTCAATATTAACGACAGATTACTGGCAATGCTGAGTCTTCGTCTGGATCGTTTTCAGGCTGATGGTGTTACGGTAGTTGCTACTGATAAAAATACGGGTGCTTATGGTCAGACCGCGCTTTCACCAAAACTGGGGCTGGTCTATCAATTGATTAAAGATAAGATTTCTCTTTTTGGAAGTTACATGAACTCTTTTACCAATAAATCGGGTGCAGATATCAATGGAAATGTTTTCAAACCTGAGCAGGCAAATCAACTGGAAACAGGGATTAAAGCTGATATTTTTGATCATAAGCTGGTGGGTACTATCAGTTATTATGATATCAAGGTAAAAGATATGCTCCGGGACGATCTGGCAAACCCGACTTATCAGATTCAGGATGGTAATCAAAAGAGCAGAGGGGTTGAAATTGAGCTGACGGCAAATCCATTTCCAGGGTTTAATATCATAGCCGGATATGCCTATAATGATAGTAAATTTATAGATGCTGCACCTTCGGTTGAAGGTTTAAGACCAGCTTTGTCGGGGCCTGATAAAATGATTAATTTCTGGCTTAGCTATAAATTCCCTGCAGGACAGCTGAAAGGTTTTGGTGCTGGTTTTGGCGGAAATTCAGGAAGTTCTTCTTATCAGACCAATACAACCACTTCAAAAATAATTATTCCCGGATATACGATGTTTGATGCAACAGTATTTTATGATCAGCGTCGTTTCCGCATCGGAGTTAAGGTTGATAACCTGACCAGTGAAAAAGCCTGGTCCGTGCGTTTAACTCCTCAAAGTCCTGCCCGTTATATGGCTAATCTGACTGTAAGATTTTAA
- a CDS encoding DUF6985 domain-containing protein, translating to MGEKIISKVIGTLTEDDSLPDWWIGEEIEIPFFDHEKVGISFTDYDQEHDETFLAEADDALRHFLALDTKDRAAVTHLVYTNCMDFLEAVEPDPADDDLRAITDESEIWKFVQPTEIYVTRRLYEQEDLYVQVACACDWDQEHGLQLVFRQGKKLTRVSGQDGHLTEADAYGKPDSEDFLLSQF from the coding sequence ATGGGCGAAAAGATCATATCAAAGGTAATCGGTACTTTGACTGAAGATGATAGTCTTCCGGACTGGTGGATAGGAGAAGAAATTGAGATTCCATTTTTCGATCACGAAAAAGTGGGGATTAGTTTTACTGACTATGATCAGGAACATGATGAGACTTTTTTAGCAGAGGCCGATGATGCTTTACGGCATTTTCTCGCCCTGGATACCAAAGACAGGGCGGCTGTAACTCATCTGGTCTATACAAATTGTATGGATTTTCTGGAAGCGGTTGAGCCGGACCCGGCAGATGATGATTTGCGTGCAATTACTGATGAAAGTGAGATCTGGAAGTTTGTTCAGCCCACAGAGATTTATGTGACAAGACGGCTTTATGAACAGGAAGATCTTTATGTTCAGGTGGCCTGTGCCTGTGACTGGGACCAGGAACATGGTTTGCAACTGGTATTCAGACAGGGGAAAAAGTTAACGCGTGTAAGTGGTCAGGATGGGCATTTAACAGAGGCTGATGCTTATGGTAAACCGGATAGTGAGGATTTTTTGTTGTCTCAGTTTTAG
- a CDS encoding NAD-dependent epimerase/dehydratase family protein → MRILVTGSSGQLGSVTVNHLRNHGHEVIGIDLIPAPTTDQLTDIQQEAPVELITQNIDAIIHTAAIHGKHYELKYPREDFINVNIKGTLNLLNAAVKNQVKQFLYISTTSIYGTAMLNPDQAVWVDETLTEQPRDIYDITKQCAEQLCKDFFNKEVLQTSVYRVGRFLPETANLKANHRLYRGLDERDGAEALRLALDQKFEQCELFNISSGSPFGKEDLVLLKTSPLEVIKKHYPDILSIYQDRGWVLPDSIDRVYVSDKAKNRFGYQPRYTFEYLLQKNSLS, encoded by the coding sequence ATGCGGATTTTAGTTACAGGATCATCCGGTCAGTTAGGCTCGGTAACGGTTAATCATTTAAGAAATCACGGTCACGAAGTTATCGGAATTGATCTTATCCCTGCTCCGACTACCGATCAGCTGACAGACATACAGCAGGAAGCTCCTGTGGAATTGATCACACAAAATATTGATGCCATAATTCATACCGCAGCCATTCATGGTAAGCATTATGAACTTAAATATCCCAGAGAAGATTTCATCAACGTCAATATCAAAGGTACGCTCAACCTGTTAAATGCCGCAGTTAAAAATCAGGTAAAGCAGTTTCTTTATATCAGTACGACCTCTATTTACGGGACAGCTATGCTCAATCCGGATCAGGCAGTATGGGTAGATGAAACTTTAACCGAGCAGCCCAGAGATATCTATGACATCACCAAACAATGCGCAGAACAGCTCTGTAAAGACTTCTTTAACAAAGAAGTTTTGCAGACATCAGTCTACAGGGTAGGAAGGTTTTTACCGGAAACAGCCAATCTGAAAGCCAATCACAGACTCTACAGAGGTCTGGACGAAAGAGATGGCGCAGAGGCATTAAGACTGGCACTGGACCAGAAATTTGAACAGTGTGAGCTATTTAATATTTCCAGCGGCTCACCATTTGGGAAAGAGGATCTGGTTTTATTAAAAACATCTCCGCTGGAAGTTATAAAAAAACACTATCCGGATATCCTTTCCATCTATCAGGACAGAGGCTGGGTTTTACCGGATAGTATCGATAGAGTGTATGTATCTGACAAGGCCAAAAACCGGTTCGGTTATCAACCCCGCTATACATTTGAATACCTGTTACAAAAAAACAGCCTGTCCTAA
- a CDS encoding DUF3828 domain-containing protein, whose product MKTKILLSSLIAVVLLLSCSNPKNNQVGKVVHAFYKYYKGKYASADKGLLSAPLSALIDKALAREASSAEKLKASKSTDKPDMIEGDIFTGSKEGYTSYKVGEVKKEGDKATVSVEFTNKNANNTTWKDDVLLVKENGTWKIDNVNYKGDTGPGNNIKDVLTNFSSQQRPVMVGGDSDAHGCKASAGYTWSELKKTCIRVFELPVKLTNPDGTMMAGVVISDDKKQAEVFAKEGNFILNQKSETAYANTAPDGGLFLEKKNGSWEFGKVKDGKALYSEGKK is encoded by the coding sequence ATGAAAACCAAAATTCTATTATCGTCTCTGATTGCTGTCGTACTTTTATTAAGTTGCAGTAATCCTAAAAACAACCAGGTAGGTAAGGTGGTTCACGCGTTTTACAAGTATTATAAAGGTAAATATGCTAGTGCAGATAAGGGTTTACTGTCTGCTCCTTTATCTGCGTTGATTGATAAGGCGCTTGCCAGAGAAGCGTCATCCGCTGAGAAGCTTAAAGCATCAAAATCAACAGATAAGCCGGACATGATTGAAGGTGATATTTTTACCGGTTCGAAAGAAGGCTATACTTCTTATAAAGTTGGAGAAGTTAAAAAAGAAGGAGATAAAGCCACTGTTTCGGTTGAATTTACCAACAAGAATGCTAACAATACAACATGGAAAGATGATGTATTGCTGGTAAAGGAAAACGGAACATGGAAAATAGACAATGTGAATTACAAAGGGGATACCGGACCGGGTAATAATATTAAAGATGTACTGACCAATTTCTCTTCTCAGCAGAGACCGGTTATGGTAGGCGGAGATTCTGATGCGCATGGATGTAAGGCTTCTGCAGGATATACCTGGAGCGAGCTGAAAAAGACCTGTATCCGCGTGTTTGAATTACCAGTGAAATTAACTAATCCTGATGGTACTATGATGGCTGGAGTTGTCATTTCTGATGATAAAAAACAGGCTGAAGTCTTTGCCAAAGAAGGAAATTTCATCTTAAATCAAAAGTCAGAAACAGCTTATGCCAATACAGCTCCGGATGGTGGTCTGTTTTTAGAAAAGAAAAATGGAAGCTGGGAGTTCGGTAAAGTGAAAGATGGAAAAGCTTTATACTCGGAAGGTAAAAAATAG
- a CDS encoding DUF3828 domain-containing protein, with amino-acid sequence MKFKILLSLIVTTLLISCNPFKNNEINKVINAFYTKHKGPFEDVDKSLLTASLASLVDKAIAEEVRSAEEIKALKLLDKPARIEGDIFTSLSESFTSYEIGETKIRDDKAAVLIEFTNNKSGVETWKDEVELIKENGAWRIDNVRFKGERSVGKSTKEVLSQFLTPITSVKSDADDQRCRLSAGNQYQWSNIKKGCIRVFELPFKLRSTDRTSIASVIFSDDQKKAEVFTQKTSWVLNKKSLTAYETESAEDGVFLEKRNNVWRLGELKNGKTIYSANTE; translated from the coding sequence ATGAAATTCAAAATCCTGTTATCATTGATTGTAACAACGCTCTTAATCAGTTGTAATCCTTTCAAAAATAATGAGATTAACAAAGTAATTAATGCCTTCTATACCAAACACAAAGGACCATTTGAAGATGTCGATAAAAGTTTGCTGACAGCTTCCCTGGCATCACTGGTGGATAAAGCTATTGCAGAAGAGGTGAGATCTGCTGAAGAAATCAAAGCACTGAAATTATTGGATAAACCAGCCAGAATTGAAGGCGATATCTTTACCAGCCTGTCTGAAAGTTTTACTTCCTACGAAATAGGAGAAACTAAAATCCGGGATGATAAAGCTGCGGTATTAATAGAGTTTACCAATAATAAGTCTGGTGTGGAGACCTGGAAAGATGAAGTAGAACTGATCAAGGAAAACGGAGCCTGGAGAATTGACAATGTTCGTTTTAAAGGCGAGCGTTCAGTTGGTAAAAGCACCAAGGAAGTCTTGTCTCAGTTCCTGACACCGATAACTTCGGTAAAATCGGATGCGGACGATCAGCGCTGCAGGTTATCTGCTGGTAATCAGTATCAGTGGAGCAATATCAAAAAAGGGTGTATCCGTGTTTTTGAACTGCCTTTTAAACTGAGAAGTACGGATAGAACCTCCATCGCAAGTGTGATCTTCTCGGATGACCAGAAAAAAGCTGAGGTCTTTACACAAAAAACCAGTTGGGTTTTAAATAAGAAATCTTTAACGGCTTATGAAACTGAATCTGCAGAGGATGGCGTGTTTCTGGAGAAACGAAATAATGTCTGGAGATTGGGAGAGCTGAAAAACGGAAAAACTATTTATTCGGCAAATACAGAATAG